In Gemmata obscuriglobus, a single genomic region encodes these proteins:
- a CDS encoding DUF697 domain-containing protein, translated as MQSEDDDLRIGVPGAALAPGRVPAPTRPSAPEGADGLELRPGETELGRPPQVPADLTELSRADLAQLKLLDDEQAARDVAEAELLLTSDPTGLGWLGWFGSPIALAALLGVTGVLGVFLFNQTAQLLHALAAQPEWAQYVGYAGLGLFGCCVLYAFVRFLVLYVRLRENRQLRVKGIKELSNRTRLRWLAAARTNEARAQIETYLKTYPIDTERDRRALEKLGLTPDAVARLKAVRAELLDHDKFASSDQWFARFRDQFQSVIDAAAEARARYWASRIWVLTAVAPNAMIDSGATLFYTFSMLSELCQLYNLRAGRTGTAVLMGRTFFNAYLAGQATEWEKLAEDQYDQLFNEAMSTVGVSVSAGVVGKVVGKVGAKVTTGYLNRVLLIRLGRYACRLLRPVTKD; from the coding sequence ATGCAGTCCGAAGACGACGACCTCCGCATCGGCGTGCCCGGCGCCGCGCTCGCCCCCGGGCGCGTGCCCGCACCGACGCGCCCGTCGGCCCCCGAGGGCGCGGACGGGCTCGAGCTGCGCCCGGGCGAAACGGAACTCGGGCGCCCGCCCCAGGTGCCCGCGGACCTCACCGAGCTGAGCCGCGCCGACCTCGCCCAGCTCAAGCTCCTCGACGACGAGCAGGCCGCCCGCGATGTCGCTGAGGCGGAACTGCTCCTCACCTCGGACCCCACCGGGCTCGGCTGGCTCGGGTGGTTCGGCTCGCCGATCGCGCTCGCGGCGCTGCTCGGCGTAACCGGGGTGCTGGGGGTGTTCCTGTTCAACCAGACCGCCCAACTGCTCCACGCCCTGGCGGCGCAGCCGGAGTGGGCGCAGTACGTCGGGTACGCCGGGCTGGGGCTGTTCGGGTGCTGCGTGCTGTACGCGTTCGTCCGGTTCCTCGTGCTGTACGTGCGGCTGCGCGAGAACCGGCAGTTGCGGGTGAAGGGGATCAAGGAGCTGTCGAACCGCACCCGGCTGCGGTGGCTCGCGGCGGCACGCACCAACGAGGCGCGGGCGCAGATCGAGACGTACCTGAAGACCTACCCGATCGACACCGAAAGGGACCGCCGCGCCCTGGAAAAGCTCGGACTCACGCCCGACGCGGTCGCGCGGCTGAAGGCGGTTCGCGCGGAGCTGCTCGATCACGACAAGTTCGCCTCGTCGGACCAGTGGTTCGCGCGGTTCCGCGACCAGTTCCAGAGCGTGATCGACGCCGCCGCGGAGGCCCGCGCCCGGTACTGGGCGAGCCGCATCTGGGTGCTGACGGCCGTGGCCCCGAACGCGATGATCGACTCCGGCGCGACGCTGTTCTACACGTTCTCCATGCTCTCGGAGCTGTGCCAGTTGTACAACCTGCGGGCCGGGCGCACCGGGACGGCGGTGCTGATGGGGCGGACCTTCTTTAACGCCTACCTCGCGGGCCAGGCGACCGAGTGGGAGAAGCTGGCGGAAGACCAGTACGACCAGTTGTTCAACGAGGCGATGAGTACGGTCGGCGTGAGCGTGAGCGCGGGCGTGGTCGGAAAAGTGGTGGGTAAGGTGGGCGCGAAGGTGACCACCGGCTACCTGAACCGCGTGCTGCTGATCCGTCTGGGGCGCTACGCGTGCCGATTGCTCCGCCCGGTGACAAAGGACTGA
- a CDS encoding DUF6580 family putative transport protein, whose amino-acid sequence MNTPPTTFKPMTLALAGAGLALTALLPLAFAQAPAEYRVWNASVIGALALFAAARLGLWQGLALTAVAIALKDLGLYLTTAWWEPYPPSWLYFAGYALSGWALLRRSPSVGRAVGVSLGASVAFFFVSNFVSWLELALPYERSLGGLLSSYAAGVPFYRGTLLGDVGFGALFFGAHAVLARAYFPAERVNAAPAAHEAEGNW is encoded by the coding sequence ATGAACACGCCACCGACCACCTTCAAGCCGATGACGCTCGCGCTCGCCGGCGCGGGCCTCGCCCTGACCGCGCTGCTCCCGCTCGCGTTCGCACAGGCGCCCGCCGAGTACCGCGTGTGGAACGCCAGCGTGATCGGCGCGCTCGCGCTCTTCGCGGCCGCCCGGCTCGGGCTCTGGCAGGGCCTCGCGCTCACCGCGGTGGCGATCGCGCTGAAGGACCTGGGGCTGTACCTCACCACCGCGTGGTGGGAGCCGTACCCGCCGTCGTGGCTGTACTTCGCCGGGTACGCGCTGAGCGGCTGGGCTCTGCTCCGCCGCTCGCCGTCCGTGGGGCGGGCCGTCGGGGTCTCGCTGGGCGCCAGCGTGGCCTTCTTCTTCGTCAGCAACTTCGTGAGCTGGCTCGAACTGGCCCTCCCCTATGAGCGTTCGCTCGGCGGGCTGTTATCTTCATACGCGGCCGGGGTCCCGTTCTACCGCGGCACGCTGCTGGGCGATGTCGGGTTTGGCGCGCTGTTCTTCGGGGCACACGCGGTGCTGGCTCGGGCTTACTTCCCCGCGGAGCGCGTCAACGCGGCCCCGGCGGCACACGAGGCGGAGGGGAACTGGTGA
- a CDS encoding YciI family protein, whose amino-acid sequence MKYAAVIEYSQDQELVGTHRPAHRAYLASLIEKNQLFASGPTEDGYGALIVYEADSPEAVEALMKADPFFAAGVFLKWTVRPWKMVLFNPKLAPQA is encoded by the coding sequence GTGAAATACGCGGCCGTCATTGAGTACAGCCAGGATCAAGAGCTGGTGGGCACGCACCGCCCGGCGCACCGGGCGTACCTCGCGAGCCTGATCGAGAAGAACCAGCTCTTCGCTAGCGGCCCGACCGAAGACGGGTACGGCGCCCTCATCGTCTACGAGGCCGACTCGCCCGAGGCGGTCGAGGCCCTGATGAAGGCGGACCCGTTCTTCGCGGCCGGCGTGTTCCTGAAGTGGACCGTCCGCCCGTGGAAAATGGTGCTCTTCAACCCGAAGCTGGCACCGCAAGCGTGA
- a CDS encoding Uma2 family endonuclease: protein MSTKPPSTGVRTFRFNCEQYHRLGALGFFDGKRVELIRGEIVEMSPINWPHQLGKIKLTRALEAAFTGIGWINEQGPLAIGDSEPQPDVAVIAGQPEDYADHPRTALLVAEISDTTLSEDTTTKAELYATAGIADYWVLDVVGRELHVFRDPRPLPAGLGATAYHAHHVFGPTDRVSPLAAPGATILVADLLP from the coding sequence ATGAGCACCAAACCGCCATCAACAGGGGTCCGCACGTTCCGGTTCAACTGCGAGCAGTACCACCGGCTCGGCGCGCTCGGCTTCTTCGACGGGAAGCGCGTTGAACTGATCCGCGGTGAGATCGTCGAAATGAGCCCGATCAACTGGCCGCACCAGCTCGGCAAGATCAAACTCACCCGGGCACTCGAAGCCGCGTTCACCGGAATCGGGTGGATCAACGAGCAGGGGCCGCTCGCGATCGGCGATTCGGAGCCGCAGCCCGATGTTGCGGTGATCGCGGGCCAGCCCGAAGACTACGCCGACCACCCGCGAACCGCCCTGCTCGTCGCCGAAATCTCGGACACGACGCTCTCCGAAGACACCACAACGAAAGCCGAGTTGTACGCGACGGCCGGGATCGCGGACTACTGGGTGCTGGACGTGGTCGGTCGCGAACTGCACGTGTTCCGCGACCCGCGACCGCTTCCGGCGGGGCTCGGCGCCACCGCGTACCACGCGCACCACGTGTTCGGCCCTACCGATCGCGTCAGCCCGCTCGCCGCGCCGGGCGCGACGATACTCGTCGCCGACTTGCTGCCGTAA
- the dps gene encoding DNA starvation/stationary phase protection protein Dps — translation MSTNTAAKKADAAPPYPTRIDLAADVRAKLISVLNQHVADTFDLMSQTKYAHWNVKGRDFIGLHKLFDELAELLEGHVDQFAERVTALGGIATGTTRQAAASSRVAEFPAGVYKSMDVVAALADRYAALGKTVREAIDETDELGDKDTADLFTEVSRDIDQSLYFLEAHLQG, via the coding sequence ATGAGCACCAACACCGCCGCCAAGAAGGCCGATGCCGCCCCGCCGTACCCGACCCGCATCGACCTCGCCGCCGATGTCCGGGCGAAACTGATCTCGGTGCTGAACCAGCACGTCGCGGACACGTTCGACCTGATGTCTCAGACCAAGTACGCGCACTGGAACGTGAAGGGCCGCGACTTCATCGGCCTGCACAAGCTGTTCGACGAACTGGCGGAGTTGCTGGAAGGGCACGTCGATCAGTTCGCCGAGCGGGTGACCGCCCTGGGCGGGATCGCGACCGGTACAACACGCCAGGCGGCCGCGTCGAGCCGGGTGGCGGAGTTCCCGGCCGGGGTGTACAAGTCGATGGACGTGGTCGCGGCGCTCGCCGACCGGTACGCGGCGCTGGGTAAGACGGTCCGCGAGGCCATCGACGAGACCGATGAACTCGGTGATAAGGACACGGCCGATTTGTTCACCGAAGTGTCACGCGACATCGACCAGTCGCTCTACTTCCTCGAAGCTCACTTGCAGGGCTGA
- a CDS encoding alpha/beta hydrolase family protein, translating to MPRILLVLSLLLSLSDWAGADEVPDRATLRKKMERAMGPLPGADRKVPLDPKVVSEEKLDGYVRRKVTFATEKGDRVPAWLLVPAGATRERRAPAVLCLHQTVAIGKDEPVGLGKQDSKAQALHLVKRGYVCLAPDYPSFGEYKYDFPAAFKRGDYQSGTMKAIWNNMRAVDYLQSLPEADADRIGAIGHSLGGHNAMFTAAFDERVKVIVSSCGFCSLEKYYKGNLKGWTSDRYMPKIASEFGSDPKKVPFDFSDVVVSFAPRPFLAVAPEKDGNFEVSGVRDVIEAAKPVYKTLGAADRLRAVYPDAGHDFPADARKTAYEFLDRFLQR from the coding sequence ATGCCCCGCATTCTCCTCGTTCTTTCGCTCCTACTATCGCTGTCCGACTGGGCTGGGGCCGACGAGGTTCCCGACCGTGCCACCCTGCGCAAGAAAATGGAGCGGGCGATGGGGCCGCTGCCGGGCGCCGACCGCAAGGTGCCGCTCGACCCGAAGGTGGTGAGCGAGGAGAAGCTGGACGGGTACGTGCGGCGCAAAGTCACGTTCGCGACAGAGAAAGGCGACCGCGTGCCCGCGTGGCTCCTCGTGCCCGCCGGTGCGACGCGAGAGCGGAGGGCGCCCGCAGTACTGTGCCTGCACCAGACCGTTGCCATCGGTAAGGATGAGCCCGTCGGGTTGGGCAAGCAGGACAGCAAGGCCCAGGCGCTGCACCTTGTGAAACGCGGGTACGTGTGCCTCGCCCCGGATTACCCCAGTTTCGGCGAGTACAAGTACGACTTCCCGGCGGCGTTCAAGCGCGGCGACTACCAGTCCGGCACGATGAAGGCGATCTGGAACAACATGCGGGCCGTCGATTACCTGCAATCGCTCCCCGAGGCGGACGCGGACCGCATCGGGGCGATCGGCCACTCACTCGGCGGGCACAACGCGATGTTCACGGCCGCATTCGACGAGCGCGTGAAGGTGATCGTGTCCAGTTGCGGGTTCTGCAGCTTAGAGAAGTACTACAAGGGGAACCTGAAAGGTTGGACCAGCGACCGGTACATGCCGAAGATCGCGTCCGAGTTCGGCAGCGATCCCAAGAAGGTGCCCTTCGACTTCTCCGACGTGGTCGTCAGCTTTGCGCCGCGGCCGTTTCTGGCGGTGGCGCCGGAGAAGGACGGTAACTTCGAGGTGAGCGGCGTGCGGGACGTGATCGAGGCGGCGAAGCCGGTGTACAAAACGCTCGGCGCCGCCGACCGGTTGAGGGCGGTCTACCCGGACGCCGGCCACGATTTCCCGGCCGACGCGCGTAAGACGGCCTATGAGTTTTTGGACCGGTTCCTTCAGCGGTAA
- a CDS encoding DUF6585 family protein, giving the protein MDLPDDDHLQRAVTELGDPDAFFRISPARFFTKLSLGVALLVYGAVANYLWWVHGPATFGHVELLLLVFLPLSGASLLLHMYRNRGLYVLVYPTGLLRLRRGEVDSFPWAEVERVHLKVQRADDAEYTYDDGGEPLACWLSVDVPTFKLWDGGLTVVREDGVEAHFGPALTDYDTLAAQVQTRSFAALWPRARDRFLAGERLEFGELELDLTGLRHGGKLLPWRDLKELTVAQGKLSVKQSGKWLPWALTDVIGVPNPHVLFALVAEARRAARAAARKPRSRRAGRESEE; this is encoded by the coding sequence ATGGACCTGCCGGACGACGACCACCTCCAGCGGGCAGTGACCGAGCTGGGCGACCCGGACGCGTTTTTTCGCATCAGCCCCGCGCGGTTCTTTACCAAGCTGTCGCTCGGGGTGGCGCTGCTCGTCTACGGCGCCGTCGCCAACTATCTGTGGTGGGTCCACGGCCCGGCTACGTTCGGGCACGTCGAGCTGCTGCTGCTCGTGTTCCTGCCCCTGTCTGGGGCGTCGCTGCTGCTCCACATGTACCGCAACCGCGGGCTGTACGTGCTCGTGTACCCCACCGGGCTGCTGCGGTTGCGGCGCGGCGAGGTGGACTCGTTCCCGTGGGCAGAGGTGGAACGGGTCCATTTAAAAGTTCAGCGGGCCGACGACGCCGAGTACACCTACGACGACGGCGGCGAGCCGCTCGCCTGCTGGCTGTCCGTGGACGTGCCCACGTTCAAGCTGTGGGACGGGGGGCTCACGGTGGTGCGCGAGGACGGGGTGGAGGCGCACTTCGGCCCGGCGCTGACCGACTACGACACTCTGGCCGCGCAAGTGCAGACGCGCTCGTTCGCCGCGCTGTGGCCGCGGGCGCGGGACCGGTTTCTCGCGGGCGAGCGGCTCGAGTTCGGCGAACTCGAGTTGGACCTCACCGGCCTGCGGCACGGCGGCAAGCTGCTCCCGTGGCGCGATCTGAAGGAACTCACCGTCGCGCAGGGCAAGCTGAGCGTCAAGCAGTCCGGCAAATGGCTCCCGTGGGCGCTGACGGACGTGATCGGCGTGCCCAACCCGCACGTCCTGTTCGCGCTCGTCGCCGAGGCCCGCCGCGCCGCCCGCGCTGCGGCCAGGAAGCCGCGCTCGCGACGCGCCGGGAGAGAGAGCGAGGAATGA
- the aroF gene encoding 3-deoxy-7-phosphoheptulonate synthase produces the protein MLVVMQSQATPAQVGKVVEVIEAQGLTPHVMPGATRTAVGITGNTGAVDKSLFEVLPGVEEAIRVTKPYKLASREMKRDDTVIPLAQGAVGPATFTLIAGPCSVESEAMMLKTAEHLVSRGVKFLRAGAFKPRSSPYSFQGLGLEGLRILAKCRAETGIGIVTELMDTEYAGAVEEVADIIQIGTRNMQNFSLLKRVGQCRKPVLLKRGMSATLDEWLMAAEYILAGGNYQVILCERGVRTFSDHSRNTLDLSVIPPAKALCHLPVFVDPSHGTGKRAYVPAMSLASLAAGADGLLLEVHPDPDRAMSDGAQSLDFAALDALLARLKALAPAFGRTV, from the coding sequence ATGCTCGTTGTCATGCAGTCCCAAGCCACGCCCGCGCAAGTCGGCAAGGTGGTCGAGGTGATCGAGGCGCAGGGGCTGACCCCGCACGTCATGCCCGGTGCGACCCGCACCGCCGTGGGCATCACCGGCAACACCGGCGCCGTCGACAAGTCCCTGTTCGAGGTGCTGCCGGGCGTGGAAGAGGCGATCCGCGTGACCAAGCCGTACAAGCTCGCCAGCCGCGAGATGAAGCGCGACGACACCGTGATCCCGCTCGCGCAGGGGGCCGTCGGCCCGGCCACGTTCACGCTGATCGCCGGGCCGTGCTCGGTCGAGTCCGAAGCGATGATGCTGAAGACCGCGGAGCACCTGGTGTCGCGCGGGGTGAAGTTCCTGCGGGCCGGGGCGTTCAAGCCGCGGAGCAGCCCGTACAGCTTCCAGGGGCTCGGCCTCGAGGGGCTCCGCATCCTGGCCAAGTGCCGCGCCGAGACCGGCATCGGGATCGTCACCGAGCTGATGGACACCGAGTACGCGGGCGCGGTGGAGGAGGTGGCCGACATCATTCAGATCGGCACGCGGAACATGCAGAACTTCTCGCTGCTGAAGCGGGTGGGGCAGTGCCGCAAGCCGGTGCTCCTCAAGCGCGGGATGAGCGCGACGCTGGACGAGTGGCTGATGGCGGCCGAGTACATACTAGCGGGCGGCAACTACCAGGTGATCCTGTGCGAGCGCGGGGTGCGCACGTTCTCCGACCACAGCCGCAACACGCTCGACCTGTCGGTGATCCCGCCGGCCAAGGCGCTGTGTCACCTGCCGGTGTTCGTGGACCCGAGCCACGGCACCGGGAAACGCGCGTACGTGCCCGCGATGTCGCTCGCGTCGCTGGCCGCCGGCGCCGACGGTCTGCTCCTGGAGGTCCACCCCGACCCCGACCGGGCCATGTCGGACGGCGCCCAGTCGCTCGACTTCGCGGCGCTCGACGCGCTGCTCGCGCGGCTGAAGGCGCTGGCCCCCGCCTTCGGCCGGACGGTGTGA
- a CDS encoding XisI protein, which translates to MDKLTGYRRAVRHVLDGYASWLARPGSSIRYEVVFDPVLDHFELVRFGWDGGRRVHGVMFHLDIIDGKIWVRYDGTDRPIAEELVRAGVPKGDIVLAEHPPEVRPHTGYGVG; encoded by the coding sequence ATGGATAAGCTGACAGGCTACCGCAGAGCCGTTCGTCACGTGCTGGACGGTTACGCGAGCTGGCTCGCGCGACCGGGAAGCAGCATTCGGTACGAGGTCGTGTTCGACCCCGTTCTCGATCACTTCGAGTTGGTCCGCTTCGGCTGGGACGGGGGCCGGCGCGTGCACGGGGTGATGTTCCACCTCGACATCATCGACGGGAAGATCTGGGTCCGGTACGACGGCACCGACCGGCCGATCGCGGAAGAACTCGTGCGCGCCGGGGTGCCGAAAGGGGACATCGTTCTCGCCGAGCACCCGCCGGAGGTGCGCCCACACACCGGGTACGGGGTCGGCTGA
- a CDS encoding vWA domain-containing protein, translated as MSRFGVRGRRVLAGGVPAVLLAVLVGCGPRDAERARAEAERAEAAALAERAKAEQAEAAARDEAERTSAGPAQITGGRDEWPQGDIAPIGKKGEHAPGPALPGLPSPAPLAEPAMPAGPDALGKRIAASSAPFASVVASGGGAFGGVRGAANKPAPRDGYNAQNAEAYGRYQENEFRSPLVAALSTFSADVNTASYANVRRMLNEGTLPPASAVFLAEFVNYFPYSYAPPPAGADPVAFHVEMGPCPWNAKHHLLRVGVQAHQIPAEKLPPRNLVFLVDTSGSMQQENRLPLVQKSLELLVEKLTEKDRVSVVTYAGDSRVALPPTSGADKKAILDVVTGLQANGGTNGEGGIKKAYQFARDTFLDGGVNRVILCTDGDFNVGVVDNGELVKLIEEQRKSKVFLTVLGYGMGNYKDDRLKELANHGNGHHAYIDTLDEAKKVFVEQGGALVCVAKDVKFQIDFNPAKVNAYRLVGYENRLLKDEDFKNDAKDAGDVGSGHQVTVLYEIVPPGVKVDLPEVDASKYQKKDVPANASDEWLTVKMRYKHPDEDVSKELTAAHKGAVAKELSDDFRFAAAVASFGMLLRDSKFKGAMTYAGVLEEAQGALGADPNNHRKQFLELVRRAKELSNVQKPGEPK; from the coding sequence ATGTCGCGATTCGGGGTCCGTGGCCGGCGGGTGCTGGCCGGCGGTGTTCCAGCGGTACTGCTCGCGGTGCTGGTCGGGTGCGGTCCGCGCGACGCCGAGCGCGCCCGGGCAGAGGCCGAGCGGGCCGAAGCGGCGGCCCTTGCCGAGCGGGCAAAGGCCGAGCAGGCCGAAGCGGCGGCCCGCGACGAAGCGGAACGCACGTCCGCGGGACCGGCTCAAATCACCGGCGGGCGCGACGAGTGGCCACAGGGCGACATCGCCCCCATCGGCAAAAAGGGAGAACACGCGCCCGGCCCGGCCCTCCCCGGCTTGCCCAGCCCCGCCCCGCTCGCCGAACCGGCCATGCCCGCCGGTCCGGACGCATTAGGGAAACGAATCGCTGCGTCGAGTGCCCCGTTCGCTAGTGTGGTCGCGAGCGGTGGCGGCGCGTTCGGCGGCGTCCGAGGCGCCGCGAACAAACCGGCCCCCCGGGACGGCTACAACGCTCAGAACGCCGAGGCTTACGGGCGGTACCAGGAGAACGAGTTCCGCTCGCCCCTGGTCGCGGCGCTCTCCACCTTCTCCGCCGACGTGAACACCGCCTCTTACGCCAACGTCCGCCGGATGCTCAACGAGGGCACACTGCCTCCCGCCAGCGCCGTGTTCCTCGCCGAGTTCGTCAACTACTTCCCGTACTCCTACGCCCCGCCGCCCGCCGGCGCCGACCCGGTGGCGTTCCACGTCGAAATGGGGCCGTGCCCCTGGAACGCCAAGCACCACCTGCTCCGCGTCGGGGTGCAGGCGCACCAGATCCCGGCCGAGAAGTTGCCCCCGCGCAACCTCGTGTTCCTGGTCGACACCTCGGGCTCGATGCAGCAGGAGAACCGGCTCCCGCTGGTCCAGAAGTCGCTCGAACTGCTCGTGGAGAAGCTCACCGAGAAGGACCGGGTGAGCGTCGTCACCTACGCCGGCGACTCCCGGGTCGCGCTCCCGCCCACCTCGGGCGCCGACAAGAAGGCCATCCTTGATGTCGTGACCGGGCTCCAGGCGAACGGCGGCACCAACGGCGAGGGGGGCATCAAAAAGGCCTACCAGTTCGCCCGCGACACGTTTCTCGACGGCGGCGTGAACCGCGTGATCCTTTGCACCGACGGCGACTTCAACGTCGGCGTCGTCGACAACGGCGAGTTGGTCAAGCTGATCGAGGAGCAGCGGAAGTCGAAGGTGTTCCTGACGGTGCTCGGGTACGGGATGGGCAACTACAAGGACGACCGGCTCAAGGAGCTGGCGAACCACGGCAACGGGCACCACGCGTACATCGACACCCTCGACGAGGCCAAAAAGGTGTTCGTGGAGCAGGGCGGCGCGCTGGTGTGCGTGGCGAAGGACGTGAAGTTCCAGATCGACTTCAACCCCGCGAAGGTGAACGCGTACCGGTTGGTGGGCTACGAGAACCGTCTGCTCAAGGACGAGGACTTCAAGAACGACGCCAAGGACGCGGGCGACGTGGGCAGCGGGCACCAGGTGACCGTGCTGTACGAAATCGTTCCTCCGGGCGTGAAGGTGGATCTGCCGGAGGTGGACGCGAGCAAGTACCAGAAGAAGGACGTGCCCGCGAACGCGTCGGACGAGTGGCTGACGGTGAAGATGCGGTACAAGCACCCGGACGAGGACGTGAGCAAAGAACTGACCGCGGCGCACAAGGGCGCGGTCGCGAAGGAACTGAGCGACGACTTCCGGTTCGCCGCCGCGGTGGCGTCGTTCGGGATGCTGCTCCGCGACTCGAAGTTCAAGGGCGCGATGACCTACGCGGGCGTACTCGAAGAAGCCCAGGGCGCACTCGGGGCCGACCCGAACAACCACCGCAAGCAGTTCCTTGAGCTGGTGCGGCGCGCCAAAGAGCTGTCGAACGTCCAGAAGCCCGGCGAGCCGAAGTGA
- a CDS encoding arylamine N-acetyltransferase family protein codes for MNLDAYLARVGYTGPREPTLDVLRGLLLAHQCSIPFENLDVLLGRGVSLADNDVERKLVGDRRGGYCFEQNSLFLRVLTALGFTAAPLSARVRLKSPRDFTPPRTHLFVGVTVDGVPWLADVGVGGLSPTAPVRLDLLDDEQPTPHEPRRIVREERSPSPRYFHQAKLGDVWADVYEFTLEEMPVIDREVGNWWTSTNPQSKFRQNLMVALAHRDGTRVSILNREFTHRRGAEVLERFEIADTNQLLVVLAERFGLRLPPGTPLVVP; via the coding sequence ATGAACCTGGACGCCTACCTCGCGCGCGTCGGCTACACCGGGCCGCGCGAGCCGACGCTCGACGTGCTCCGCGGGCTGTTACTCGCGCACCAGTGTTCGATCCCGTTCGAGAACCTGGACGTGCTGCTGGGCCGCGGCGTCTCGCTCGCCGACAACGACGTGGAGCGGAAGCTCGTCGGCGACCGCCGCGGCGGGTACTGCTTCGAGCAGAACTCGCTTTTCTTGCGCGTGCTCACCGCCCTCGGGTTCACCGCGGCGCCGCTTTCGGCCCGCGTCCGGCTCAAGAGCCCGCGCGACTTCACGCCCCCGCGGACGCACCTGTTCGTCGGCGTCACGGTTGACGGCGTGCCCTGGCTCGCGGACGTCGGCGTCGGCGGTTTGAGCCCGACCGCACCGGTCCGGCTCGACCTCCTGGACGATGAGCAGCCGACACCGCACGAGCCGCGGCGGATCGTGCGCGAGGAGCGGTCACCCTCGCCCCGATACTTCCACCAGGCGAAGCTCGGGGACGTGTGGGCCGACGTGTACGAGTTCACGCTTGAGGAGATGCCGGTCATCGACCGCGAAGTTGGGAACTGGTGGACGAGCACGAACCCGCAATCGAAGTTCCGGCAGAACTTGATGGTGGCTCTCGCCCACCGGGACGGCACCCGGGTCTCGATCCTGAACCGCGAGTTCACGCACCGCCGCGGCGCGGAGGTGCTCGAACGGTTCGAAATCGCAGACACGAATCAACTGCTGGTAGTGCTCGCGGAGCGGTTCGGCCTCCGGCTTCCCCCGGGCACGCCCCTCGTCGTCCCCTGA